From Sporosarcina sp. Te-1, the proteins below share one genomic window:
- the cobS gene encoding adenosylcobinamide-GDP ribazoletransferase — translation MTGLLLALQFFTSIPVRKELPLGKREVTGMYMALPFIGGLIGAVMFGAAWLCTEMLGMGSFLTAVIVVVVGIGLTGGLHVDGFADAGDAFFSYRDLQKRLEILEDPRIGAFGAMAIVLLIAGKLALVEEMIATGKGDVLLFVAVPFLARAVMNLYFASIRTAKEEGLGHFFQGKLKKGALYGWSIGVGLLVLILVGYRLGNIGLPAFLLGVIILGLLLYRRWSDRNFGGVTGDLAGAFIEGMEALLWLTIIICI, via the coding sequence ATGACCGGTCTGCTGCTGGCATTGCAATTTTTTACATCCATTCCGGTGCGGAAGGAATTACCGCTTGGCAAACGGGAAGTGACGGGCATGTATATGGCGCTCCCGTTCATCGGCGGTCTGATTGGTGCCGTCATGTTTGGAGCAGCGTGGTTATGTACAGAAATGCTTGGCATGGGATCCTTCCTGACAGCGGTTATTGTAGTAGTGGTTGGAATCGGGCTGACGGGCGGTCTGCATGTGGATGGTTTTGCCGATGCGGGAGACGCCTTTTTTTCATACCGGGACCTCCAGAAACGGCTCGAAATATTGGAGGACCCGAGAATCGGGGCTTTTGGTGCGATGGCGATCGTCTTACTGATTGCTGGTAAACTCGCGTTAGTTGAGGAAATGATTGCGACAGGGAAAGGGGATGTGCTGCTATTTGTGGCGGTTCCTTTCCTCGCAAGGGCAGTTATGAATCTATATTTTGCGTCAATCCGTACAGCGAAAGAGGAAGGGCTTGGGCACTTCTTCCAAGGGAAACTGAAGAAAGGCGCCCTCTATGGCTGGTCAATAGGTGTTGGCCTCCTCGTTTTAATTTTGGTGGGATATAGACTAGGTAATATAGGGCTTCCGGCCTTTCTATTGGGCGTTATCATCCTTGGTTTGCTGCTCTATCGCCGTTGGTCAGATCGCAATTTCGGCGGAGTGACCGGAGATCTGGCCGGTGCGTTTATCGAAGGGATGGAGGCGTTGCTATGGTTGACGATCATCATCTGTATTTGA
- a CDS encoding alpha-ribazole-5-phosphate synthase produces MRNAVQLEGGLILTTDNSGGIGMKAADVVSVPDRTTARFAARVALLEQWAAGAEPIAVLIHNFSGPESWPAYEAGVQDVFEEAGMATPTITGSTETNMELLQSALGVTMVGKLVRAASEEELVWFTYGVPLVGNAVLEQEQNIASLGKIWEALHTGLIKRVWPVGSGGLLKEVRDLYGIGDVTIQSPLDTAASAGPSTCVLVAVPIGGVDEAKLHFGEFLHGLAVIR; encoded by the coding sequence ATGAGAAATGCAGTCCAATTGGAAGGCGGTTTAATTCTCACGACCGACAATTCCGGGGGAATCGGAATGAAGGCGGCGGATGTCGTCAGCGTTCCCGATCGGACGACCGCGCGTTTTGCCGCACGAGTGGCGCTGCTCGAACAATGGGCGGCAGGAGCCGAACCGATCGCCGTACTCATCCACAACTTTAGCGGGCCTGAGAGTTGGCCTGCCTACGAAGCAGGCGTTCAAGACGTCTTTGAGGAAGCCGGTATGGCAACGCCAACCATCACCGGAAGCACCGAGACAAACATGGAACTCCTGCAATCTGCGTTAGGGGTGACCATGGTTGGTAAACTAGTAAGAGCCGCAAGCGAAGAAGAACTGGTCTGGTTTACATACGGCGTTCCGCTCGTTGGAAATGCTGTGCTGGAACAGGAACAGAACATCGCCTCGCTCGGGAAAATCTGGGAAGCACTTCATACAGGGCTGATCAAACGGGTATGGCCCGTCGGATCAGGAGGCTTGCTGAAAGAAGTGCGAGATTTATATGGAATTGGCGATGTAACAATTCAATCCCCTCTCGATACGGCAGCCTCTGCAGGACCATCCACCTGCGTACTCGTCGCTGTCCCGATCGGTGGAGTGGACGAAGCGAAATTGCATTTCGGAGAATTCTTACATGGGCTGGCTGTCATACGTTGA
- the cobD gene encoding threonine-phosphate decarboxylase CobD, which yields MRLPDHGANPRQLYKRFGLEAPEQILDFSENCNPAGPPQAVLDLWPELVRKLSAYPHPDGEPFKQAAAAYHGIDTTGLLAGNGAAELLALLAARYRGKRAIVIHPTFSEYEATLRANGVSIQAIVASEENGFRLPLQPILDSLEQADVIYLCTPNNPTGILPTRDELRTIILRAGKVGTEVVLDEAFIDFMDESLSFIPKLDALPHVIVVRSMTKMYAIPGIRLGYIVADPSIIGEMKRVAPHWNVNGIASEIGAVCLAEQEYRMRAVRHAKVEREKMTAFLRTEGCMVTDSVSNFLSFSLGEGRDARQLYSDMLARGIVLRHSENFRGMDGRWLRVGMKSETDLNLLKEELYRWFAAN from the coding sequence ATGCGATTGCCTGATCATGGGGCGAACCCCCGGCAACTATATAAGCGTTTTGGTTTAGAGGCGCCGGAGCAAATTCTCGATTTCAGCGAGAATTGCAACCCGGCAGGTCCACCACAAGCTGTGCTGGATTTGTGGCCAGAGCTGGTGCGTAAGTTATCGGCCTACCCGCATCCCGATGGCGAACCCTTTAAGCAAGCGGCTGCTGCTTACCATGGGATAGATACAACTGGGTTACTGGCTGGGAATGGAGCGGCGGAACTGTTGGCGCTTCTTGCGGCTAGGTATCGCGGAAAACGGGCCATCGTCATCCATCCGACATTTTCGGAATATGAAGCCACCTTGCGGGCAAACGGCGTGAGTATTCAGGCAATCGTCGCATCGGAGGAGAACGGCTTTCGTTTGCCGCTTCAACCAATACTGGACTCCTTGGAGCAGGCGGATGTCATCTATCTTTGCACGCCGAACAATCCGACGGGCATTCTGCCGACCCGCGATGAGTTGAGGACCATCATTTTACGTGCCGGAAAAGTGGGGACAGAGGTCGTTTTGGATGAGGCATTTATCGATTTTATGGATGAATCCTTATCGTTCATTCCAAAACTAGATGCGCTTCCGCATGTGATCGTCGTCCGTTCCATGACGAAAATGTACGCCATTCCAGGGATTCGCCTAGGTTACATTGTGGCGGATCCATCTATTATCGGAGAGATGAAGAGGGTAGCCCCCCACTGGAATGTCAATGGCATTGCATCTGAAATCGGCGCAGTCTGTTTAGCTGAACAGGAGTACCGAATGCGAGCTGTGCGGCATGCAAAAGTAGAACGTGAAAAAATGACTGCCTTTTTACGAACGGAAGGATGCATGGTAACAGATTCCGTCTCAAATTTCCTGTCATTTTCATTGGGAGAAGGACGGGATGCACGCCAGCTGTATTCGGACATGCTTGCGCGTGGAATTGTCCTTCGCCATTCGGAGAATTTCCGGGGGATGGACGGCCGCTGGCTGCGAGTCGGTATGAAAAGCGAAACAGATTTGAATCTGTTAAAAGAGGAGCTGTATCGATGGTTCGCAGCCAACTGA
- a CDS encoding cob(I)yrinic acid a,c-diamide adenosyltransferase: MKIYTRTGDKGKTSLIGGRVDKDSLRVEAYGTIDEVNSFIGKAMTELDADTCQDLLEDLEAIQNELFDGGGDLANVMKERHYKLSDEPIEVLENRIDALMEEAPPLEKFILPGGSPAAATLHIARTVTRRAERLTVTLMKSEDDVPPTVQKYLNRLSDYLFVAARIVNARIGVPDNEYVRSAKVFRTGKKKED; the protein is encoded by the coding sequence ATGAAAATTTATACACGGACTGGGGATAAGGGAAAAACAAGTCTGATCGGTGGACGTGTCGATAAGGATAGTTTGCGTGTGGAAGCGTACGGAACGATTGATGAGGTCAATTCATTCATCGGGAAGGCCATGACGGAACTGGATGCCGATACATGTCAGGATTTATTGGAAGACCTCGAAGCAATTCAGAATGAATTGTTCGATGGGGGCGGCGACTTAGCCAACGTAATGAAGGAGCGTCATTACAAATTATCCGATGAACCGATTGAAGTTCTGGAAAACCGGATTGATGCATTGATGGAAGAAGCTCCGCCACTTGAGAAGTTCATTTTGCCGGGCGGCTCGCCTGCTGCTGCGACACTTCATATTGCCCGAACTGTGACGAGAAGGGCAGAGCGGCTGACCGTGACGTTAATGAAGTCGGAAGACGACGTACCACCGACTGTGCAGAAATATTTAAACCGACTTTCCGATTATTTGTTTGTCGCAGCTCGAATTGTCAACGCGCGAATCGGCGTGCCGGATAATGAATACGTCCGCAGCGCGAAAGTGTTCCGGACAGGGAAAAAGAAAGAGGATTAA
- a CDS encoding bifunctional adenosylcobinamide kinase/adenosylcobinamide-phosphate guanylyltransferase produces the protein MHIFIGGAHNGKREFVRNWLKEPDKWAWVGPGHAWDLERLAQVDSKFIVLDRIEEWLESSEMDETDALAHIMRGMEGKETVVILTDLGRGIVPVDPEQRKLRDRCGRLYQWLIAEADEVTRIWYGLAQTLKKRG, from the coding sequence GTGCATATCTTTATCGGAGGTGCCCATAACGGAAAACGGGAATTCGTAAGAAATTGGCTGAAGGAACCGGATAAATGGGCGTGGGTCGGTCCGGGGCATGCATGGGACTTGGAACGATTGGCACAAGTGGATTCAAAATTTATTGTGCTGGACCGGATTGAAGAGTGGCTGGAGAGTTCAGAAATGGACGAAACCGATGCGTTGGCTCATATAATGAGAGGGATGGAAGGCAAGGAAACGGTAGTGATTTTGACGGATCTCGGGAGAGGCATTGTGCCGGTCGATCCAGAACAACGAAAACTTCGAGATCGGTGCGGCCGCCTATACCAATGGTTGATCGCGGAAGCGGATGAGGTAACCCGAATCTGGTATGGTCTTGCACAAACACTGAAGAAAAGGGGATAG
- a CDS encoding bifunctional adenosylcobinamide kinase/adenosylcobinamide-phosphate guanylyltransferase codes for MVRSQLTFISGGVRSGKSSFAEAWLVKEAAEADGRLVYIASGTATDEEMACRIRKHRSDRAGQNWLTIEQPTRLEEVLNEIWEGDFVLWDCLTTWLANEMYDGWETESPCIAQAGCMDRKADEVIRTIQAIANRASRFIIVSNEVLDEPASIYEETRNYCEWIGRLHRQIVQLSATAVEMDYGVPIYWKREEAKKG; via the coding sequence ATGGTTCGCAGCCAACTGACGTTCATCAGCGGCGGAGTCCGCTCGGGAAAAAGTTCGTTTGCGGAGGCGTGGCTCGTAAAAGAAGCGGCCGAAGCGGATGGCCGTCTTGTCTATATCGCTTCCGGCACGGCGACGGACGAGGAAATGGCTTGCCGCATCCGCAAACATCGGTCAGACCGTGCTGGGCAAAATTGGTTGACGATCGAGCAGCCGACCCGTTTGGAAGAGGTGCTCAACGAAATCTGGGAAGGTGATTTCGTCCTATGGGACTGCTTGACGACATGGCTTGCGAATGAAATGTACGACGGCTGGGAAACCGAATCGCCTTGCATTGCGCAGGCGGGGTGCATGGACCGGAAAGCAGATGAAGTGATCCGGACGATCCAGGCGATTGCGAATCGGGCATCTCGATTTATCATCGTGTCGAACGAAGTGTTGGATGAACCAGCTTCTATCTACGAAGAAACTAGAAACTATTGCGAATGGATCGGGCGGCTGCACCGGCAGATTGTCCAGCTATCGGCAACGGCAGTCGAAATGGATTACGGCGTTCCGATATATTGGAAACGGGAGGAGGCAAAAAAGGGATGA
- a CDS encoding histidine phosphatase family protein has product MVDDHHLYLIRHLPTAGNEKRRYIGWTDEPIVSGHGRSRLHSFGNVETVYGSDLLRARQSAAVYFPEAAYVADSRWRECHFGEFEGKTYAELEMDEDYRAWLDDPRGVAPRGGERLAEVEARVRAALVDVPSGSIVVTHGGPIRSMLSCYSADGPAEFWTWSVPHGSVWKLVWRDYEDVKEGLPCISLSEVPITENGNS; this is encoded by the coding sequence ATGGTTGACGATCATCATCTGTATTTGATCCGCCACTTGCCGACTGCCGGCAATGAGAAACGCCGATATATCGGCTGGACTGATGAGCCGATCGTCAGTGGCCACGGCAGATCGCGGTTGCATTCGTTCGGTAACGTGGAGACAGTGTACGGTAGTGACTTGCTCCGTGCAAGGCAAAGTGCGGCTGTTTATTTTCCCGAAGCTGCCTACGTGGCAGATAGCAGGTGGCGCGAATGTCATTTCGGAGAGTTTGAAGGAAAAACATATGCCGAGCTTGAAATGGATGAGGACTATCGCGCATGGCTTGATGACCCAAGGGGAGTTGCGCCGAGGGGCGGAGAGCGTTTGGCGGAAGTGGAAGCTAGAGTGCGGGCGGCGCTTGTGGATGTGCCATCAGGAAGCATCGTCGTCACACATGGCGGGCCGATCCGGTCGATGCTATCATGTTATTCAGCGGATGGACCGGCAGAATTTTGGACGTGGTCTGTTCCACATGGCTCGGTTTGGAAGCTGGTGTGGCGTGACTACGAAGATGTGAAGGAGGGCTTGCCGTGCATATCTTTATCGGAGGTGCCCATAACGGAAAACGGGAATTCGTAA
- the cbiB gene encoding adenosylcobinamide-phosphate synthase CbiB: protein MPAHFIAIAIGFLLDRIIGDPPNWPHPIRWIGTSISKLTCLLNQGRYRLAKGAVLLLVMIAVVTTIVLAIVGFAYQVSLYIGILVEAILIAIGLAQKSLKDAAMDVYEPLAAGDMGTAREKLSWIVGRDTDHLQEGEIARGAIETVSENTADGVTSPLFWAFLFGAPGLWLYKTVNTLDSMVGYRDERYEQFGKCSARADDVLNFIPARITGLLLMLVTKDETDMPLSKRLAGWLRDARRHPSPNSGYLEAATAWQLGVTLGGTNTYRGVVSNRPEIGPGTNPLRAVHIQKAIRQMHTVAFVFWLVITGVGVLMYAIA from the coding sequence ATACCCGCGCATTTTATTGCCATCGCCATTGGGTTTCTTCTAGACCGCATCATTGGAGACCCGCCCAATTGGCCTCATCCCATCAGATGGATTGGCACGTCCATTTCGAAGTTGACTTGTTTGTTGAATCAAGGACGCTACCGCCTTGCGAAAGGAGCTGTCCTATTACTCGTCATGATTGCCGTCGTGACGACTATCGTTCTAGCCATTGTCGGTTTCGCTTACCAAGTCAGCCTGTACATAGGGATTCTTGTTGAAGCTATTCTGATCGCCATCGGTCTAGCGCAGAAAAGCTTGAAGGACGCCGCGATGGATGTCTACGAACCTCTCGCTGCAGGCGACATGGGGACAGCGCGCGAAAAGCTTTCATGGATTGTCGGAAGGGACACGGATCATTTGCAAGAAGGGGAGATTGCACGCGGTGCCATTGAGACGGTCTCTGAAAATACGGCAGATGGCGTGACCTCCCCTCTATTTTGGGCATTCCTCTTCGGGGCACCGGGATTATGGCTCTATAAGACGGTAAATACGCTTGATTCCATGGTCGGCTACCGGGACGAGCGGTATGAGCAATTCGGTAAATGTTCCGCGCGTGCAGATGATGTGTTAAATTTCATTCCCGCGAGGATTACCGGTTTGCTTCTGATGCTAGTCACAAAGGATGAAACCGATATGCCGCTCTCGAAGCGGCTAGCCGGCTGGCTCCGGGATGCCCGCCGTCATCCGAGCCCGAACAGCGGATATTTGGAGGCGGCGACTGCATGGCAGCTTGGCGTTACACTCGGTGGAACCAATACATATAGAGGCGTTGTATCGAACCGTCCGGAAATTGGACCGGGCACAAACCCGCTTCGTGCGGTACATATTCAAAAGGCCATCCGTCAAATGCATACAGTGGCGTTTGTATTTTGGCTGGTGATAACTGGAGTAGGAGTGTTGATGTATGCGATTGCCTGA
- a CDS encoding ECF transporter S component yields the protein MQLKRLTLTAIFAALCAIGGFIKIPSGIGSLALDTVPALLAAAFLPPVFTGLAASIGHMTSAMYAGFPLGPFHLLIAIEMFVILYVFARLHKSGRHMWKWLFIIVANGLLAPLPFYVLVSPAFFIGAVPAIFLATVVNAAVAGLVMPAVQKAMSRRTGLIQ from the coding sequence ATGCAACTGAAGAGACTAACATTGACCGCTATTTTTGCGGCACTTTGCGCCATCGGTGGATTCATCAAAATTCCTTCCGGCATCGGATCGCTGGCGCTGGATACCGTGCCGGCACTGTTGGCCGCCGCGTTTTTGCCGCCGGTTTTCACCGGTCTAGCAGCTTCGATCGGCCATATGACATCTGCCATGTACGCCGGTTTTCCGCTCGGCCCGTTCCATCTGCTCATTGCCATCGAAATGTTCGTCATTTTGTATGTGTTTGCGAGACTTCATAAAAGCGGCCGTCACATGTGGAAATGGTTATTTATCATAGTGGCAAACGGGCTATTGGCCCCCTTGCCGTTTTATGTCCTCGTTTCACCGGCATTTTTCATTGGGGCCGTTCCGGCAATTTTCCTCGCCACAGTTGTAAATGCGGCAGTTGCGGGTCTTGTTATGCCGGCGGTTCAGAAAGCGATGAGCCGCAGGACAGGTTTGATTCAATAA
- a CDS encoding adenosylcobinamide amidohydrolase: protein MLSVQNLAGGYGKDPVVQHISFEVKKGEILGILGPNGSGKSTLLKIISGILPKQAGTVEIDGQDDSVYSQKQFAQKVAVLPQLHAHAFSHSVKETVSLGRYPHQSGLFSTWSKEDERAVQEAMAYTGVTKYEHTPIEILSGGEQQRVFVAQALAQEAPILLLDEPTNHLDIAHQQQLLDTVRSHAIEKGVTVVSVFHDINLAALYCDRLLLMEKGRIAMIGSPLDVVKDSMISGVYEARVKTQPHPELPKPQMTLLPDTMEEMKPFTVTKEQFKVSSKHVSLSADQPLKTLSSAVHNAGMGWYRAFVNRHVDANYNCDDVQAENASYLEREGFHLTETVGMMTAVTTEHVEIEEFEGVFGSVIIAVTAGVGNAVDVSKTLTRDQEQRIGTINTWVIVNGRLPDEAFIQAMITATEAKTKALQDETILDPLTGTIATGTSTDSLLVAATQRGEWLPYAGPITPLGKLVGHGVYECTVRAIRAYKKAKGWTV, encoded by the coding sequence ATGCTCAGCGTGCAAAATCTGGCAGGTGGATACGGGAAGGACCCGGTCGTTCAGCACATTTCATTTGAAGTAAAGAAAGGCGAAATTCTCGGCATATTAGGCCCGAACGGCAGTGGGAAATCCACCTTGCTGAAAATCATCTCAGGTATTTTGCCGAAACAGGCAGGGACCGTAGAAATCGACGGGCAGGACGACAGTGTTTATTCGCAAAAGCAATTCGCGCAAAAAGTGGCGGTCCTGCCGCAGCTCCATGCCCATGCTTTTTCCCACTCCGTCAAAGAAACCGTATCGCTCGGCCGATATCCGCACCAGTCCGGGCTTTTCTCCACTTGGTCGAAGGAGGATGAACGAGCTGTCCAGGAAGCGATGGCATATACAGGGGTAACCAAATACGAACATACCCCCATTGAAATCCTGTCTGGCGGGGAGCAGCAACGCGTCTTCGTAGCACAGGCACTGGCGCAGGAAGCTCCGATCCTCTTGCTGGATGAACCGACGAACCATCTCGACATTGCACATCAGCAACAACTACTCGATACGGTCCGAAGCCATGCGATTGAAAAAGGCGTCACCGTCGTCTCCGTTTTCCATGACATTAATCTGGCTGCCCTCTATTGCGATCGGCTTTTGCTCATGGAAAAGGGACGCATCGCGATGATCGGCAGTCCGCTCGATGTCGTCAAAGATTCCATGATCAGCGGTGTCTATGAGGCGCGTGTAAAAACACAGCCGCACCCGGAATTGCCAAAACCGCAGATGACGCTGCTTCCTGATACAATGGAGGAAATGAAGCCGTTTACCGTCACAAAAGAACAGTTCAAGGTCTCCTCAAAACACGTTTCGCTTTCAGCGGACCAGCCGCTAAAAACATTATCATCCGCCGTGCACAATGCGGGAATGGGTTGGTATCGGGCGTTCGTCAACCGTCACGTCGATGCGAATTACAATTGTGATGACGTCCAAGCGGAAAATGCTTCTTATCTGGAACGGGAAGGCTTCCATTTGACGGAAACGGTCGGCATGATGACGGCAGTTACGACAGAGCATGTGGAAATAGAAGAGTTTGAAGGAGTCTTCGGTTCCGTCATTATAGCTGTGACGGCAGGCGTCGGCAATGCGGTGGATGTGTCGAAGACGCTTACACGCGATCAGGAGCAGCGCATCGGGACCATCAATACATGGGTCATCGTCAATGGTCGGTTGCCGGACGAGGCGTTTATCCAAGCAATGATCACCGCGACCGAAGCGAAGACCAAAGCCCTTCAGGACGAAACGATCCTGGATCCGCTCACCGGAACCATTGCGACAGGCACTTCGACAGACAGCTTGTTAGTCGCAGCAACACAAAGGGGAGAATGGCTGCCATATGCCGGCCCTATCACGCCGCTCGGCAAATTGGTCGGCCATGGCGTGTATGAATGTACAGTCCGAGCGATTCGAGCTTACAAGAAAGCGAAAGGATGGACGGTATGA
- a CDS encoding cobyric acid synthase, which produces MNGLMVMGTASDVGKTMLCTAFCRLLVNEGVKVAPFKSQNMSRFAAVLPDGKTMSRAQYLQAEAAKTVPIIEMNPILLQPAGNQTSNVFINGEKFGNVEGMAYRDQFFERGIEAIRSSLDTLAGLYEAVIIEGAGSPAEVNLNDRELVNMRVADMADVPVLLVADIERGGAIASIVGTLQLLRPEHRARVKAIIINKFHGDVGLFRDGIEFIESYTGIRVAGVIPFKGDHGIEEEDMERPVREAPRGLDRYDEWAAHIQSHVDWPFLKSLLAGEAQ; this is translated from the coding sequence ATGAACGGATTAATGGTCATGGGAACGGCTTCTGATGTTGGGAAAACGATGCTCTGCACAGCATTTTGCAGATTGCTCGTAAATGAAGGAGTCAAGGTCGCACCCTTTAAATCACAAAATATGTCCCGTTTTGCAGCAGTTCTTCCGGATGGGAAAACAATGAGCCGGGCGCAATATTTGCAGGCGGAAGCCGCCAAGACGGTTCCGATCATCGAGATGAATCCGATTTTATTGCAGCCTGCCGGCAATCAAACATCGAATGTCTTTATAAACGGGGAGAAATTCGGCAACGTAGAAGGAATGGCATATCGCGACCAATTTTTCGAACGGGGCATTGAAGCGATCCGTTCGTCTCTCGATACGCTGGCCGGTCTCTACGAAGCGGTCATCATCGAAGGGGCAGGCAGTCCGGCGGAAGTGAACTTGAATGACCGCGAGCTTGTCAATATGCGCGTCGCGGACATGGCAGACGTTCCAGTGCTGCTCGTTGCAGATATCGAACGCGGCGGTGCGATCGCTTCCATCGTGGGAACTCTTCAATTATTGAGACCCGAACACCGGGCGCGAGTAAAAGCGATTATTATTAATAAATTCCATGGAGACGTCGGGCTATTTCGGGACGGCATTGAATTTATTGAGTCCTATACGGGCATCCGTGTTGCGGGCGTCATTCCGTTTAAAGGAGATCATGGCATCGAGGAAGAGGATATGGAACGGCCGGTGCGAGAAGCTCCGAGAGGATTAGACCGCTACGATGAGTGGGCGGCGCATATTCAATCGCATGTCGATTGGCCATTCCTCAAGTCGTTGCTAGCGGGTGAAGCTCAATGA